A part of Halodesulfovibrio marinisediminis DSM 17456 genomic DNA contains:
- the mltG gene encoding endolytic transglycosylase MltG yields MGTFTKICSALLVLVVLAAGGAWFAFETYTRSPMQKELHEIPLVVPEGASFSQVIDDMARQGAVTYPYAFRLLVRIRKQQHNLKAGEYLLNTGWTPERLLQELVTGKGVLYTLSFQEGLPWWLVAQKIEQQGFAKAEDFSSVIHDPEFLRKHNIPFSDAEGFLFPETYKLNKPRVLNKASAEKVASMLVHMFWQKTAMLWGEAKPGPEHIKKLIILASLVEKETGIPEERDVVAGVYANRLEKGMRMQADPTIIYGLGKYFDGNIRRSDIRNKENMYNTYQHRGLPPGPICSPGLEAIKAANTPAKHDYLYFVSRGDGSHKFSKTLKEHNKAVRKFQLRRNK; encoded by the coding sequence ATGGGTACATTTACTAAAATATGTAGCGCGTTGCTGGTACTGGTAGTACTTGCGGCTGGCGGTGCCTGGTTTGCGTTTGAAACGTATACTCGTTCTCCGATGCAGAAGGAGTTACATGAAATTCCTTTGGTGGTTCCTGAAGGGGCTTCCTTTAGTCAGGTCATTGATGACATGGCTCGCCAAGGTGCTGTTACCTACCCTTATGCATTCCGTTTGTTGGTTCGTATCCGCAAGCAGCAGCATAATCTGAAGGCCGGGGAGTATCTTCTTAATACTGGCTGGACTCCAGAGCGTCTGCTTCAGGAGCTCGTAACCGGTAAAGGTGTTCTTTATACTCTGTCTTTTCAGGAAGGACTTCCCTGGTGGCTTGTTGCTCAAAAAATAGAACAACAAGGGTTTGCCAAAGCGGAAGATTTCTCCAGTGTTATTCATGACCCAGAGTTTCTGAGAAAGCATAATATTCCTTTTTCAGATGCAGAGGGGTTCCTGTTTCCTGAAACCTACAAGTTGAACAAGCCGAGAGTGTTGAACAAAGCCTCAGCCGAAAAAGTAGCGTCCATGCTTGTGCATATGTTTTGGCAGAAGACTGCTATGTTGTGGGGAGAAGCTAAGCCAGGTCCTGAACATATAAAGAAGCTTATTATCTTAGCATCGCTTGTTGAAAAGGAAACCGGTATTCCTGAAGAGCGTGACGTTGTTGCAGGCGTGTATGCAAACCGTCTTGAGAAGGGGATGCGCATGCAGGCTGACCCGACTATCATATATGGTCTGGGTAAATATTTTGACGGCAACATTCGTCGCTCCGACATTCGTAATAAAGAGAATATGTATAATACCTATCAGCACAGAGGGTTGCCCCCAGGGCCTATTTGTTCTCCTGGTCTTGAAGCAATTAAGGCTGCGAATACACCTGCAAAACACGATTACCTGTATTTTGTCTCACGAGGAGACGGATCTCATAAGTTTAGCAAGACATTGAAAGAGCACAATAAAGCTGTTCGTAAGTTTCAGCTTCGTAGAAATAAATAG
- a CDS encoding FprA family A-type flavoprotein, with protein MHPVEIKKDVFWVGAVDYTSRDFHGYSLSPQGTTYNTYLIKDEKTVLFDTVKSNFLETMLCRISNVTELEKVDYIVCNHLEPDHSGCLPKLVELCKPEKIFCSPLGKRSMQAHYNTEGWPIEVVKTGDSINIGSRDIQFIETRMLHWPDSMVSYIPQDKLLICNDIFGQNISSTERFVDEVDRAVVEYDMVEYYHNIVLPFSPLVLKTLDAIAEMGIEIDMLAPDHGLIFRGKEDIQWCLDKYREFAEQAWKKRAVIIYDTMWHSTEKMAYAVAEGFESEGVPVRIMSLKSDHHSAVMTELGRASAIVFGSPTHNNGILPEVAKMLTYMKGLRPQNRIGGAFGSFGWSGECVKSLTESLVDMGFEMPVDGVKNQFVPTHDSYKKCYEMGVELAKALKEKCGE; from the coding sequence ATGCATCCTGTTGAAATTAAAAAAGACGTATTTTGGGTAGGTGCTGTTGATTATACAAGCCGTGACTTCCACGGTTACTCTCTTTCTCCACAGGGCACCACATACAATACTTATCTCATCAAAGATGAAAAAACTGTTCTTTTTGATACTGTTAAGAGCAACTTTCTTGAAACTATGCTTTGTCGTATATCCAATGTGACTGAGCTGGAGAAAGTTGACTACATTGTTTGTAACCATCTTGAGCCAGACCACTCCGGTTGTCTTCCTAAGCTTGTAGAACTTTGCAAGCCGGAAAAAATTTTCTGTTCACCACTCGGTAAGCGTTCCATGCAAGCGCACTACAATACTGAAGGTTGGCCAATTGAAGTTGTAAAAACAGGTGATTCCATCAATATCGGTTCTCGTGATATTCAGTTCATCGAAACTCGTATGCTGCACTGGCCAGATTCCATGGTGTCTTATATCCCGCAGGATAAGCTTCTTATTTGTAACGATATCTTCGGTCAGAACATTTCCAGCACTGAGCGTTTTGTAGACGAAGTAGATCGCGCTGTTGTTGAATACGACATGGTTGAGTACTACCACAATATCGTGCTTCCATTCTCTCCATTAGTACTCAAAACTCTCGATGCAATTGCAGAAATGGGTATTGAAATCGACATGCTCGCACCAGACCACGGTCTTATTTTCCGTGGTAAAGAAGATATTCAGTGGTGCCTTGATAAATACCGTGAATTTGCAGAGCAGGCATGGAAAAAACGTGCTGTCATCATCTACGATACCATGTGGCATTCCACTGAGAAAATGGCTTACGCTGTTGCTGAAGGCTTTGAGAGCGAAGGTGTACCAGTACGCATCATGTCTCTTAAATCTGACCACCATAGCGCAGTTATGACAGAGCTTGGTCGAGCATCTGCTATTGTGTTCGGTTCTCCGACCCATAATAACGGTATCCTGCCAGAAGTTGCTAAAATGCTTACCTACATGAAAGGCCTTCGTCCTCAGAATCGTATCGGTGGCGCCTTCGGTTCCTTTGGTTGGTCCGGTGAGTGCGTAAAGTCTCTTACTGAAAGTCTTGTCGATATGGGCTTTGAAATGCCTGTTGATGGCGTGAAAAACCAGTTTGTACCAACTCACGACTCATACAAAAAATGCTACGAAATGGGTGTTGAGCTTGCTAAAGCACTCAAAGAGAAGTGTGGTGAATAG
- the ruvX gene encoding Holliday junction resolvase RuvX: protein MKYIAIDYGTKRTGLAASDTGGNMAFPRTTLVMKTRDKFFAELLAFIEKEEPVAIVVGMPKSLDGEETLMSRQVRNFLARLRRRCELPIFIIEEALSSFEAELELRDAGLKGHEIDKVVDQQAAVRILESFLHLDEEHRQSYD from the coding sequence ATGAAGTATATTGCTATAGACTACGGAACAAAGCGGACGGGACTTGCTGCCAGTGACACTGGGGGCAACATGGCATTTCCGCGGACAACACTGGTTATGAAAACCCGCGATAAGTTTTTCGCGGAGCTGTTGGCGTTTATCGAAAAGGAAGAACCTGTTGCAATTGTTGTGGGGATGCCTAAGTCCCTCGACGGTGAAGAAACGCTTATGTCCCGTCAGGTTCGCAATTTCCTTGCGCGACTGCGTCGACGTTGCGAGCTGCCGATTTTTATCATCGAAGAGGCTCTTAGCTCGTTTGAGGCAGAGCTTGAATTGCGTGATGCCGGATTAAAAGGCCACGAGATTGATAAAGTGGTTGATCAGCAGGCTGCAGTGCGTATCTTAGAATCATTCCTGCATTTGGATGAAGAACACAGACAATCTTACGATTAG
- the rd gene encoding rubredoxin, with translation MEKYVCVICGYEYDPAEGDPENGVEPGTKFKDIPEDWVCPVCGAPKSEFEPA, from the coding sequence ATGGAAAAATACGTATGCGTAATTTGTGGTTATGAGTACGATCCTGCTGAAGGTGACCCGGAGAATGGCGTTGAGCCGGGTACTAAGTTCAAAGATATCCCTGAAGATTGGGTTTGTCCGGTTTGCGGGGCTCCAAAGAGCGAATTCGAACCAGCTTAA
- a CDS encoding desulfoferrodoxin, with amino-acid sequence MPNRLEVYKCEHCGNMVEILVGGGPALVCCGEDMVLQVEGTVDAAREKHVPVIEKTANGYLVKVGEVAHPMIDTHWIQWIELVADGVSYTKFLNPGDAPEAEFCIQAETVTAREYCNLHGHWKAEA; translated from the coding sequence ATGCCAAATCGTCTCGAAGTTTACAAATGTGAGCACTGCGGAAATATGGTTGAAATTCTTGTAGGTGGCGGCCCGGCTTTGGTTTGCTGTGGTGAAGATATGGTTTTGCAGGTTGAAGGTACTGTTGACGCAGCACGCGAAAAACATGTTCCAGTTATCGAAAAAACCGCGAACGGCTACCTTGTGAAAGTCGGTGAAGTTGCTCACCCTATGATTGACACTCATTGGATTCAGTGGATCGAACTTGTCGCAGACGGCGTAAGCTACACAAAGTTCCTCAATCCTGGCGATGCTCCAGAGGCAGAGTTCTGTATTCAGGCAGAAACAGTTACTGCTCGTGAGTACTGTAACCTCCATGGTCATTGGAAAGCAGAAGCGTAA